One Candidatus Schekmanbacteria bacterium DNA segment encodes these proteins:
- a CDS encoding O-antigen ligase family protein gives MKTTSYISDRDNRFPVIMLIAILLMVATVTFARTQLTLDPFTAIKDLLFKSFFLLFILLFIIRSVVSGETVLHKTSLLLPSIIFLTMGLLSGIMATNIYVFTDDFIKWFLAVLFSFLLVQVKEDEWLVPLAIVSSVVGLIVSGIAIYQYFTATSVNLATTVKSTLGHSNFLSHYLVIIIPLTLALVLSAEKITHAVFFFISFIVEIAALAVTFTRGGWLACAGGLFVFGVIIWKFFPEKKVFTIRRLVIAAILLALLIGAAAIEKPHIITSVFSSKDSYKEASPDEAEIKYKAATVLVRLEMWKGTWQMIKENPVLGIGLGNYWIVSQKYRTAEERSIDLDILQWAHNDFLQIGAETGFVGLAAFIFLIFSIFRNGFKQFRRLEGTSKTISAALICGIAATIMHSMVSFNFYKTVPFMYFWLAAGFLSNKEERKISFSIPKSLGIKISIITVASALVLFCGYSFAGELIGEYYFSYSERASVQKKWSESIPLLVKAINYSPHNAKLRYALGLSYYKTGNFEGAIEQGNIAYRLTPYVSDVNRLLCYAYNEMGNIYFSGKDYDPALKEYTRVVELCEERKKIKLRSHELGALDNEIANAYYNRGNAYLTMSQKEKARQDYRRAIQYNPEHYYALQSLEKLSK, from the coding sequence TTGAAAACAACAAGCTATATATCAGACAGAGACAATCGGTTTCCTGTAATAATGCTCATCGCGATTCTTTTGATGGTAGCAACAGTGACATTTGCACGCACACAACTTACACTTGACCCATTTACAGCCATAAAGGACCTTCTTTTCAAATCATTTTTTCTGCTCTTCATATTATTGTTTATCATAAGATCTGTTGTTTCAGGAGAAACAGTTCTTCACAAAACCTCGCTTCTTCTACCTTCTATCATTTTTCTTACCATGGGACTTCTGTCCGGAATTATGGCTACCAATATATATGTTTTTACAGATGATTTTATTAAATGGTTTTTAGCTGTCCTGTTTTCTTTTCTTCTCGTACAGGTTAAAGAGGATGAATGGCTGGTGCCGTTAGCGATTGTTTCTTCCGTTGTAGGGCTGATTGTTTCAGGAATAGCTATATACCAATATTTTACCGCAACCTCGGTAAATCTTGCCACCACGGTAAAGTCGACACTTGGACACAGTAATTTTCTTTCTCATTACCTGGTAATCATAATACCATTGACGCTGGCGCTTGTGCTTTCAGCAGAGAAAATAACACATGCGGTCTTCTTCTTTATATCATTTATTGTCGAGATAGCTGCTCTTGCAGTTACATTTACCCGTGGAGGCTGGCTTGCTTGTGCAGGGGGTCTTTTTGTTTTCGGAGTCATAATTTGGAAATTTTTCCCTGAGAAAAAGGTATTTACCATAAGAAGGCTTGTAATAGCCGCTATACTGTTAGCTCTTCTGATTGGCGCTGCTGCAATAGAAAAGCCCCATATCATTACTTCAGTTTTTTCTTCCAAAGACAGCTATAAGGAAGCAAGTCCCGATGAGGCAGAAATTAAATATAAAGCAGCGACCGTTCTTGTGCGTCTTGAGATGTGGAAGGGGACCTGGCAGATGATTAAAGAGAATCCTGTGCTCGGAATCGGGCTTGGCAATTACTGGATAGTTTCCCAGAAATACAGGACGGCAGAGGAAAGAAGTATTGACCTGGATATACTCCAATGGGCTCACAACGATTTCCTGCAGATTGGAGCTGAAACCGGATTTGTTGGACTTGCAGCTTTTATTTTCCTTATTTTTTCAATATTTAGAAATGGTTTTAAACAGTTCAGGCGTCTCGAAGGAACTTCTAAAACAATATCAGCAGCGCTTATTTGCGGGATTGCTGCGACCATAATGCATTCAATGGTAAGCTTCAATTTTTATAAGACAGTTCCTTTTATGTATTTCTGGCTGGCCGCCGGATTTCTTTCAAACAAAGAAGAACGAAAAATTAGCTTTTCTATTCCGAAATCTCTGGGGATAAAAATATCAATAATAACTGTTGCCTCTGCGTTGGTGTTATTTTGCGGTTATTCCTTTGCGGGGGAGCTAATTGGAGAATATTATTTTTCATATTCCGAGAGAGCTTCGGTTCAGAAAAAATGGAGTGAGTCCATACCTCTTCTGGTAAAGGCTATAAATTACTCTCCCCATAACGCCAAACTCAGATATGCTTTGGGCCTGAGTTATTATAAGACAGGAAATTTCGAAGGGGCTATTGAACAGGGAAACATTGCATATCGCCTTACACCTTATGTTTCGGATGTTAACCGTTTACTCTGTTATGCCTACAATGAGATGGGGAATATTTATTTTTCAGGCAAGGACTATGACCCGGCCCTCAAAGAATATACCAGGGTTGTTGAACTTTGCGAAGAAAGAAAGAAAATTAAACTGCGTTCCCATGAACTTGGAGCTTTGGATAATGAAATTGCAAATGCCTACTATAATCGCGGGAATGCTTACCTTACAATGTCACAAAAAGAGAAAGCCCGGCAGGATTACCGCCGGGCTATTCAATACAATCCTGAACACTACTATGCTTTACAGTCTCTCGAAAAGCTCTCTAAATAA
- a CDS encoding undecaprenyl-phosphate glucose phosphotransferase, with product MLKKHNQLFLSIVFLFDIIVVSVSWIAAYFLRFFYIKVIPVTKGVPSFEGYLLLLLFILIISGGIFRYFKLYIPRRHSLDFDEFICIVKSTATIIVLTSFITFFYRNYEYSRVVMLYFFFVNVTTMTIIRGIIRKSLKYFRKKGYNIRRIVIIGTGDAAEDFFRKIEEHPEMGFKVAGFVDNTIRNDSGQLRDRYLGKIDDLITIIGTHHIDQVFIALPLSDYSTLTNTMDILKDEMIDIKILPDIYQFITLNAGVEDFLGLPIISISESPLYGWNQILKRMMDFGFSFAALLVFHTILPIMPLIYLITWLTSGRPVFYKQERMSLDGKRFMVYKIRTMPLDAEKDTGAVWASPDDPRPTKFGSVLRKTSLDELPQLFNVLMGDMSLVGPRPERPVFVDKFKNTIPKYMLRHRIKAGCTGWAQINGLRGNTSLEKRIEYDIFYLENWSLSFDLKIIWLTFWKGLINKNAY from the coding sequence ATGTTAAAAAAACATAACCAGCTGTTTTTATCAATCGTATTTTTATTTGATATAATAGTTGTTTCCGTATCCTGGATCGCGGCATACTTTCTAAGGTTTTTTTATATCAAGGTAATTCCTGTAACAAAAGGGGTCCCGTCTTTTGAAGGATATCTTCTCCTGCTCCTTTTTATCCTCATAATATCAGGAGGCATATTCCGTTATTTCAAGCTTTATATTCCGCGGCGGCACAGTCTTGATTTTGATGAATTCATCTGCATAGTCAAATCAACTGCAACCATAATAGTACTCACAAGCTTCATTACTTTCTTTTACAGGAACTATGAATATTCCCGTGTTGTAATGTTATACTTTTTCTTTGTTAATGTCACAACCATGACCATAATCCGTGGGATAATCAGGAAGAGCCTCAAATATTTCAGGAAGAAAGGATACAACATAAGGCGGATTGTAATCATTGGCACAGGAGATGCAGCTGAAGATTTTTTCAGGAAAATTGAAGAACATCCTGAAATGGGATTCAAAGTTGCTGGTTTCGTTGATAATACCATAAGGAATGACTCCGGACAGTTAAGAGACAGATATCTTGGCAAAATTGATGACTTAATTACTATTATAGGCACACATCATATAGACCAGGTTTTTATAGCCTTGCCTCTTAGCGATTACAGCACTCTTACAAATACAATGGACATCCTGAAAGATGAGATGATCGACATCAAGATATTGCCTGATATCTACCAATTCATAACTTTAAATGCCGGAGTTGAGGACTTTCTTGGTCTTCCAATCATAAGCATCTCGGAAAGCCCACTATACGGATGGAACCAGATATTAAAAAGAATGATGGATTTCGGTTTCTCCTTTGCCGCCCTGTTAGTGTTTCATACCATATTACCTATAATGCCTTTGATATATTTAATCACATGGCTCACTTCAGGAAGGCCTGTTTTCTACAAACAGGAAAGGATGAGTCTCGACGGGAAAAGGTTCATGGTCTATAAAATCAGGACCATGCCGTTAGATGCAGAAAAGGATACCGGGGCTGTCTGGGCAAGCCCTGATGATCCAAGGCCAACAAAGTTCGGGTCTGTATTGAGAAAAACAAGCCTTGATGAGCTACCGCAGCTTTTTAATGTTTTGATGGGAGACATGAGTCTTGTCGGTCCAAGGCCGGAGCGCCCTGTATTCGTAGACAAATTTAAAAATACTATACCAAAATATATGCTTAGGCACAGGATTAAAGCAGGCTGCACAGGATGGGCGCAGATAAATGGTTTGAGAGGTAACACATCACTTGAAAAACGAATTGAATATGACATTTTTTACCTTGAAAACTGGTCGCTTTCCTTTGATCTCAAAATAATATGGCTCACTTTCTGGAAAGGACTAATCAATAAAAACGCCTATTGA
- a CDS encoding UDP-glucose/GDP-mannose dehydrogenase family protein, whose translation MNICVIGTGYVGLVTGAVFADLGNDVTCVDNVAEKIENLKKGIMPIYEPGLEEMVIRNFKEKRLSFTTSIEEGVKKSDVVFIAVGTPPKETGETNLSFVEEAAFEISQHLNGYKVIVNKSTVPVGTGDLVKRIIEKNKKNHEKFDVVSNPEFLREGTAITDTLYPDRIVIGAPSKQVAMILLELYATLERPMIITDVYSAEMIKYASNSFLALKISYINSIADLCEKTGANVVDVAKGMGLDSRIGRNFLDPGLGYGGSCFPKDVDSFINIAQKYGSSFDILKAAVKVNKERVNTFANKIRKTLGTFEGKTIGLLGLAFKPDTDDIREAKSIELLDIFLKEKAVVRAYDPVAMENTKKLFPQVTYCESSYEVAEGCDCLVIVTEWREFKQLNLEKIKHTMKSPIIFDGRNIYDPERKKKMGFQYYSIGRQNAI comes from the coding sequence ATGAATATCTGCGTTATCGGAACAGGATATGTAGGGCTTGTTACAGGAGCTGTGTTTGCAGACCTCGGAAATGACGTTACCTGTGTAGACAATGTGGCAGAGAAAATAGAAAATCTGAAAAAGGGAATAATGCCCATTTATGAACCTGGCCTTGAGGAAATGGTAATCCGCAATTTTAAGGAGAAAAGGCTTTCCTTTACAACAAGCATTGAAGAAGGTGTAAAAAAATCTGATGTTGTTTTCATCGCTGTCGGAACCCCACCAAAAGAAACGGGAGAAACTAATCTTTCATTTGTCGAAGAGGCAGCTTTTGAAATATCTCAGCATCTCAATGGATATAAGGTAATAGTCAATAAATCCACAGTTCCCGTAGGAACAGGAGACCTGGTAAAAAGAATAATAGAAAAAAACAAAAAAAATCATGAAAAATTCGACGTAGTTTCCAACCCCGAATTCCTGCGGGAAGGAACTGCAATAACAGACACGCTGTATCCTGACAGGATAGTTATCGGCGCCCCTTCAAAGCAGGTTGCAATGATACTCCTTGAACTCTATGCAACTCTCGAAAGACCAATGATAATAACTGATGTTTACAGTGCAGAAATGATTAAATACGCATCTAACTCTTTTCTTGCCCTGAAGATATCCTATATCAATTCTATCGCAGACCTCTGCGAAAAAACAGGCGCCAATGTTGTAGATGTGGCAAAGGGCATGGGACTTGATTCCAGGATAGGAAGGAACTTTCTTGACCCGGGACTCGGATATGGCGGCTCCTGCTTTCCAAAGGATGTTGACTCCTTCATTAACATTGCACAAAAATACGGGTCAAGCTTCGATATCCTGAAAGCGGCAGTCAAAGTGAACAAGGAGCGGGTCAATACTTTTGCAAATAAAATCAGAAAAACGCTCGGGACCTTTGAGGGAAAAACTATCGGATTGCTGGGGCTTGCCTTTAAACCCGACACTGACGACATAAGGGAAGCAAAATCCATTGAGCTTCTCGATATCTTTCTCAAAGAGAAGGCCGTGGTAAGGGCTTACGACCCTGTGGCAATGGAAAATACAAAAAAGTTATTCCCGCAGGTTACATATTGCGAAAGCTCTTATGAAGTTGCAGAAGGGTGCGACTGCCTTGTAATTGTAACGGAATGGAGGGAGTTCAAACAACTGAACCTGGAAAAAATAAAGCATACCATGAAAAGTCCAATTATATTCGACGGCAGGAACATCTATGATCCTGAGCGAAAGAAAAAGATGGGGTTCCAGTACTACAGCATAGGAAGACAGAATGCCATTTAG
- a CDS encoding YicC family protein yields the protein MPFSMTGYSEAAIRKNNVKIDVTIKSLNHRFLEIASLKIPELLKPIEKEISRILKSYFSRGRFELSFNVDLADKTTEKNVEVDWNAAKAYFGALKQIKDNLKINGDISLSDIASNPALFIYSERKPEYNNIDRLGIEALHKAAKKLKTSRQKEGASLVSDINKRMTLVTAKVEGIKKLAAHMPKGYSERMKKRLKNLNDHRDVPEEKIAELIAIAADRSDISEELSRLKIHIDHFREILKSKVDVGKKLDFYIQEINREVNTIGSKAINALITENVVSIKGELEKIREQVQNIE from the coding sequence ATGCCATTTAGCATGACCGGATACAGCGAGGCTGCTATTCGCAAAAACAATGTAAAAATAGATGTTACTATAAAATCTTTAAATCACAGATTCCTTGAAATTGCCTCTCTCAAAATTCCTGAGTTGTTAAAACCCATAGAAAAAGAAATATCACGAATCCTCAAAAGCTATTTCTCCAGAGGAAGATTTGAACTTTCATTTAATGTCGACCTGGCAGACAAAACAACAGAAAAAAATGTGGAAGTGGACTGGAACGCTGCCAAAGCTTATTTCGGAGCTTTGAAACAAATAAAAGATAATCTTAAAATAAACGGGGATATTTCCCTCTCTGACATTGCGTCAAATCCTGCTCTCTTCATTTACAGCGAGAGAAAACCGGAATATAACAACATTGACAGACTTGGCATAGAGGCTCTCCATAAAGCTGCAAAAAAACTAAAAACATCAAGACAAAAAGAAGGCGCTTCCCTTGTTTCAGACATCAACAAAAGAATGACGCTGGTGACAGCAAAAGTTGAGGGAATAAAGAAACTCGCAGCGCATATGCCTAAGGGATATTCAGAGAGGATGAAGAAAAGATTAAAAAATTTAAATGATCACAGAGATGTACCTGAAGAAAAGATAGCTGAACTCATAGCAATTGCAGCAGACCGGTCTGATATATCTGAGGAGCTTTCAAGGTTAAAAATCCACATAGACCACTTCCGGGAGATTCTTAAATCAAAAGTGGATGTGGGGAAAAAACTTGATTTTTACATTCAGGAAATAAACAGGGAAGTAAATACAATCGGATCAAAGGCAATAAATGCCTTGATTACAGAGAATGTCGTATCAATAAAGGGAGAGCTTGAAAAGATAAGGGAGCAGGTTCAAAACATTGAGTAA
- a CDS encoding DUF370 domain-containing protein, whose amino-acid sequence MDTYLINVGFNNMVVSSRIIAIVSPASSPIKRLKEDSKNSGKLVDITQGRKTRSIIIMDSGHVILCALHPETISQRINDIDKKEKD is encoded by the coding sequence ATGGATACCTATCTAATAAACGTCGGCTTCAACAATATGGTGGTTTCATCGAGAATAATCGCCATAGTGTCACCGGCATCAAGCCCCATTAAAAGACTTAAAGAAGATTCTAAGAACAGCGGCAAACTGGTTGATATAACACAGGGCAGAAAGACCCGCTCCATAATAATAATGGACAGCGGACATGTAATACTTTGCGCCCTCCATCCCGAGACCATATCGCAGAGAATAAATGACATCGATAAAAAAGAAAAAGATTAA
- the gmk gene encoding guanylate kinase, with the protein MTSIKKKKINIKKLYSHEKGLLIIVSAPSGSGKTTILNHIISKIPQTKYSISYTTRTKRPGEKEGKHYHFIDNDAFSKKITQGVFLEWARVYDNCYGTSKKDISKLISKGYDVIMDLDTKGACNVKKLFGNAVLIFLLPPSINELNKRLKSRNSDSPDEIKKRIGMAMNEISHIPEYDYVVINDSLTHAVSAIKSIIISEKKKVSRILK; encoded by the coding sequence ATGACATCGATAAAAAAGAAAAAGATTAACATCAAGAAACTTTATTCCCATGAAAAAGGCCTGCTGATAATAGTGTCTGCACCATCAGGTTCAGGGAAAACCACGATATTAAACCATATCATAAGCAAGATACCCCAAACAAAATATTCAATATCCTATACAACAAGAACTAAAAGACCCGGGGAAAAGGAAGGGAAACACTATCATTTCATAGACAACGATGCTTTTTCAAAAAAAATAACCCAAGGGGTTTTCCTTGAATGGGCAAGAGTTTATGACAATTGCTATGGAACTTCAAAAAAAGACATCTCGAAACTCATATCAAAGGGATATGATGTAATAATGGATCTTGATACAAAAGGCGCATGTAACGTAAAAAAACTTTTTGGGAACGCAGTGCTTATATTTCTTCTTCCACCTTCAATAAATGAACTTAATAAAAGGCTTAAATCCCGCAACAGTGACAGCCCCGATGAAATTAAGAAACGGATCGGGATGGCAATGAATGAGATTTCTCATATACCTGAATACGATTATGTTGTCATAAACGACAGCCTTACCCATGCAGTATCAGCTATAAAATCCATAATAATCTCAGAAAAGAAAAAGGTCTCACGCATCCTGAAATGA
- the maf gene encoding septum formation inhibitor Maf, with protein MREEANKKKIILASSSPRRISLLKNLIPEYHNISVDINEEPRKAELPRNFVKRMSLEKARAAAKSFKNEIIIAADTAVVIDGLILGKPATQKRAGEMLRLLSGKTHKVMTGISVVDSETGKSYSACVVTKVIMAKLTDNEIKWYIKSGEPFDKAGGYGIQGIASLFIERIDGDYFNVVGLPVFTLRKLLEKFGIDLIKIAAEKKQQ; from the coding sequence ATGAGAGAAGAAGCGAACAAAAAGAAAATAATACTTGCCTCTTCTTCTCCAAGGAGAATTTCTCTTTTAAAAAACCTTATTCCTGAATACCACAATATAAGTGTTGATATTAACGAAGAACCACGCAAAGCAGAACTTCCGCGAAATTTCGTAAAAAGAATGTCCCTTGAAAAGGCCCGTGCAGCTGCAAAAAGCTTTAAAAACGAAATAATTATCGCTGCTGACACTGCTGTAGTAATAGATGGATTAATTCTGGGAAAACCGGCAACTCAGAAAAGAGCCGGGGAAATGCTGAGGCTTCTTTCAGGAAAAACGCACAAAGTAATGACAGGGATATCAGTCGTTGATTCAGAAACCGGAAAGAGCTACTCCGCATGCGTTGTTACTAAAGTAATTATGGCAAAGCTTACAGACAATGAAATAAAATGGTATATTAAGAGCGGAGAACCTTTCGACAAAGCAGGAGGATACGGGATACAGGGAATCGCTTCTCTCTTTATTGAAAGAATCGACGGTGATTACTTTAATGTTGTAGGACTTCCTGTTTTTACATTAAGAAAATTGCTTGAAAAGTTTGGCATTGACCTTATAAAGATAGCAGCGGAAAAGAAGCAGCAATGA
- a CDS encoding YggU family protein — MNQRKKRGQREKKSDSGNSSNSRIILEVKVIPRSSRREVIIEGENRIKVKVNAPPVEGEANDECIKAIYDYFHLRHKNQIEIMSGKSSRNKVIRISELSSSEAEEINNLLKG; from the coding sequence ATGAACCAGAGAAAAAAGAGAGGGCAAAGAGAAAAAAAATCTGATAGCGGAAATAGCTCAAATAGCCGGATTATATTGGAGGTAAAAGTAATCCCCCGTTCTTCGAGAAGAGAAGTCATAATTGAAGGTGAAAACAGGATAAAGGTAAAAGTCAATGCACCGCCCGTTGAAGGAGAGGCAAATGATGAGTGCATAAAAGCAATATATGATTATTTCCATCTTAGACATAAAAATCAGATTGAGATAATGAGCGGTAAAAGCAGCAGGAACAAGGTAATCAGGATCTCAGAATTAAGCAGCAGTGAAGCAGAAGAAATTAATAACCTACTTAAAGGATGA
- the mtnA gene encoding S-methyl-5-thioribose-1-phosphate isomerase, which yields MIRPVFWEKGKVKLLDQTKLPLKECYVNCSTVEEVAKAIETMIVRGAPAIGVTAAMGVAIAAKNAKGKTRSAFQKEIGIAIKRLAKTRPTAVNLFWALKKMKMILEESHSGETVEGLRNKLIAEAIKICDEDIEINMTMGNKGQHLFKSGDTVLTHCNAGALATAGFGTALGVIRAAIKEGKKISVYADETRPFLQGSRLTAWELKKDGIPVTLITDNMAGYMFSLGLINKVIVGADRIAANGDVANKIGTYSVALLAHHHHVPFYVAAPISTIDITKKSGAEIPIEERNSEEVTSIQGCVMAPKGINVKNPAFDITPSKYVKAIITERGVLKAPYKESIRRAFKKGK from the coding sequence ATGATACGTCCGGTTTTTTGGGAAAAAGGGAAAGTAAAATTGCTTGACCAGACAAAGCTTCCTCTAAAGGAATGCTATGTAAATTGCTCGACAGTAGAAGAGGTGGCAAAAGCAATAGAAACAATGATAGTGAGAGGAGCTCCCGCCATAGGAGTAACTGCGGCAATGGGTGTAGCGATTGCTGCAAAGAATGCAAAAGGGAAAACACGCTCTGCTTTTCAAAAAGAGATTGGCATTGCCATAAAAAGGCTTGCAAAGACTCGGCCCACAGCAGTCAATCTTTTCTGGGCTCTTAAAAAAATGAAAATGATACTTGAAGAAAGTCATTCAGGGGAAACGGTGGAAGGGCTGCGCAATAAGCTCATCGCTGAAGCAATAAAAATATGCGATGAGGATATTGAAATCAACATGACAATGGGAAATAAGGGACAGCACCTTTTCAAAAGCGGAGACACTGTCCTTACTCACTGTAATGCCGGCGCCCTTGCTACAGCAGGATTCGGGACTGCCCTCGGAGTTATAAGGGCTGCTATAAAGGAAGGTAAAAAAATAAGCGTCTATGCGGATGAGACGAGGCCCTTCCTTCAGGGCTCAAGGCTTACGGCGTGGGAACTTAAAAAAGACGGCATACCTGTTACGCTTATCACCGACAACATGGCAGGATATATGTTTAGTCTCGGATTAATAAACAAGGTAATAGTAGGCGCAGACAGGATTGCGGCAAATGGAGATGTCGCAAATAAGATAGGAACCTATTCTGTAGCCCTCCTTGCACATCATCACCATGTTCCTTTCTATGTTGCCGCACCTATATCAACTATAGATATCACAAAAAAGAGCGGCGCTGAAATTCCAATCGAGGAAAGAAACAGCGAAGAGGTTACATCAATTCAGGGGTGCGTAATGGCTCCTAAGGGAATAAATGTAAAAAACCCTGCCTTTGATATTACACCGTCAAAATATGTAAAAGCCATAATAACAGAGCGTGGAGTACTAAAAGCACCATATAAGGAAAGCATAAGACGTGCATTTAAAAAAGGTAAATAA
- a CDS encoding YIP1 family protein, translating into MNTFFQKMIRASKLDRTLFQEVEGDEGSTMQAVLIMLFSSICAGAGLALSGILSNEELYAILSIGMFASIAGWFMWSFIVYILGTTLFKSPKTSATYLKLMRTVGFSASPGVLRLLIFIPGIGIFIDIGVQIWSLAASVIALQQSLDLSVAKATGLCISGWIIYAVFLIGIFQTLGIPLLPQMPGAPIPAVK; encoded by the coding sequence ATGAACACATTTTTTCAGAAAATGATAAGGGCATCAAAACTTGACCGGACGCTTTTTCAGGAGGTTGAAGGCGATGAGGGTTCAACTATGCAGGCCGTGCTTATAATGCTTTTTAGCAGCATATGCGCAGGGGCCGGGCTTGCTTTATCCGGCATTTTATCAAATGAAGAACTATATGCCATTCTTTCAATAGGGATGTTTGCATCAATCGCAGGGTGGTTCATGTGGTCATTTATAGTCTATATACTTGGGACAACGCTGTTTAAGAGCCCAAAAACCTCAGCAACTTACCTGAAGCTCATGAGGACAGTAGGTTTTTCTGCATCTCCCGGGGTATTGCGGCTATTGATATTTATTCCCGGAATCGGAATTTTCATAGATATAGGAGTACAGATCTGGTCGCTTGCAGCTTCAGTGATTGCTTTGCAGCAGTCTCTTGATCTTTCAGTTGCAAAAGCAACCGGGCTTTGCATATCCGGCTGGATAATCTATGCTGTTTTCCTCATAGGCATCTTCCAGACGCTTGGAATACCTTTACTTCCCCAAATGCCCGGGGCACCAATTCCAGCCGTAAAATAA
- a CDS encoding U32 family peptidase: MKIPLILSPLDSEDEVAELAKLGAKEFYCGIIPEEWEIKYSPSSIDRRPKGKAHFPTWESLQKAVATAHDNGAKINLTINEHYYSLEQYPIIENFIENSLTAKVDALIISDPALLLFIAEKNFPVETHLSTGGVCLNINTALFFKDLGVKRIILPRHLNIDEIKKITSASTGIEFETFIFNSRCVNVDGLCTFQHGLSGKKVEYFYKNACMLPFNVQAFTKREVEPDKKQNAIKKQRIWERVHIDDLPCGACSIYDFSEIGIKALKIVGRGNESERKKNDVKFLSTLLSMLSNETDKKTFRIEAKKLYNKTYDRECRYHMCYYPEVMES; this comes from the coding sequence ATGAAAATACCATTAATACTTTCTCCGCTTGATTCTGAGGATGAAGTGGCTGAGCTTGCAAAGCTCGGTGCAAAAGAATTTTACTGCGGGATAATCCCGGAAGAGTGGGAAATAAAATACTCCCCTTCATCTATAGACAGAAGACCAAAGGGAAAAGCCCATTTCCCTACATGGGAGTCCCTCCAAAAGGCCGTGGCGACAGCCCATGACAACGGAGCTAAAATTAATCTTACGATAAATGAACATTACTACTCTCTTGAGCAGTACCCTATCATCGAAAATTTCATAGAAAATTCCTTAACTGCCAAAGTCGATGCACTGATTATTTCTGATCCTGCACTTTTGCTTTTTATAGCGGAAAAGAATTTTCCCGTAGAAACACATTTAAGTACAGGAGGTGTATGTCTTAACATAAACACAGCTCTCTTTTTCAAGGATCTTGGTGTAAAAAGAATAATCCTGCCGCGCCATTTGAACATAGATGAGATAAAAAAGATTACATCTGCTTCGACAGGTATTGAATTTGAAACTTTCATCTTCAATTCACGCTGTGTCAACGTTGACGGACTATGTACATTCCAGCATGGTCTGTCTGGAAAGAAAGTCGAATATTTTTATAAAAATGCATGCATGCTCCCTTTTAATGTCCAGGCTTTTACAAAAAGAGAAGTTGAACCTGATAAAAAACAAAATGCCATAAAGAAACAACGCATCTGGGAAAGGGTTCATATAGATGATCTTCCCTGCGGCGCCTGCTCAATCTACGATTTTTCAGAAATCGGAATAAAGGCTTTAAAAATAGTTGGCAGGGGAAACGAAAGCGAACGGAAAAAGAATGATGTCAAATTCCTTTCTACATTGCTTTCCATGCTTTCAAACGAAACAGATAAAAAAACCTTCCGCATAGAAGCAAAAAAACTCTACAACAAAACTTATGACAGAGAATGCCGTTATCACATGTGCTATTATCCTGAAGTGATGGAAAGTTAA
- a CDS encoding energy transducer TonB, whose product MDNKTPHIITEDMTKPEPLEKVEPIYPDKARKEGIEGTVILQIVIGPTGNVEKANLLTVIPPKARGFGFEDTAIQAILKWKFSPAKDANWENVRVYYNAPIVFKLKPENQKK is encoded by the coding sequence GTGGATAATAAAACACCACACATAATTACTGAAGACATGACAAAACCGGAACCGCTTGAGAAGGTAGAGCCCATATACCCTGATAAGGCACGAAAAGAAGGAATAGAAGGGACAGTAATTCTTCAAATAGTGATTGGGCCAACAGGAAATGTTGAAAAAGCAAATTTATTAACAGTTATTCCGCCTAAAGCAAGAGGATTCGGTTTTGAAGACACAGCCATACAGGCAATTTTAAAATGGAAGTTTTCACCTGCCAAAGATGCCAACTGGGAAAACGTACGAGTTTATTATAATGCTCCCATAGTATTTAAACTAAAGCCAGAAAATCAGAAAAAATAA